CGGCCGCCGCCGTGAGCAGGTCGGCGGTGAAGGCCCTGATGATCCGCAGGGCCCCGGCGAGATTCGTGTCGAGCATCCGCGTCCACTCGTCGGCGCGGCCGTCGTCGATCGAGTTGGGCAGCATCACGCCCGCGGCGTTGACCACCAGGTCCACGGGCCCGAACTCGGCGTGGATCCGGTCCACGGCGGCGGACACGCTGTCGTCCCGGGTGACGTCCGCGGTCACGGCCAGCGCGGTGCCGCCGTCCGCGGCGATCTTGCGGGCCAGGTCCTCCAGCCGGTCGGCGCGGCGGGCGAGCAGCGCGACCTTCGCGCCGGAGGCGGCCAGCAGCCGGGCCGTCGCCTCTCCCATGCCGCTGGCGGCCCCGGTGACCACGGCGACGCGTCCGGCCAGGTTCTCGTAGCTCATCGTGACTCCTTCGAGTTCGCGGTTCGACGAGAGCCACTCTGCCGGGGCGGGCCGGGCCCACCCAGCGCACGCCTTTTACTGGTAACGGCGGTACTAGGCTTGTGTGTCATGCATGGTGAGCTGGGACGGTTTCTGCGCTCCCGCCGGGCCCGGATCCGGCCCGAGGACGCCGGCCTCCCGGCACACGGGCGCCGGCGTGTCAGCGGGCTGCGGCGCGAGGAGGTCGCACTGCTCGCGGGCATGAGCGTGGAGTACTACATCCGCCTGGAGCAGGAGCGCGTCCGCAACGTCTCCGACGAGGTGCTCGACGCGGTCGCCCGGGTGCTGCGCCTGGACGGCACCGAGCGGGCGCACCTGCGCCGCCTCCTCCGGCCGCCGGACGACCGGCGGGCTCCCCTCGCCCATGTCCGGCCCGGGGTGCGGATGCTCCTGGACGCGGCCGACTCCGTGCCGGCGTTCGTCCTCGGGCCCCGGATGGACGTGCTCGCCTGGAACGCCCTCGCCGACGCGGTCACCGGTTTTTCGGACATGCCCGCAGGCGAGCGCAACATGGCCCGCCAGACGTTCCTTACGCCGCGGGCGCGCTCGCTCTACCGCGACTGGGCGGCCGTGGCCGCCGAGATCATCTCCTATCTGCGCCTGTACGCCGGGAGGCACCCGGACGACCCGTTGCTGGGCCCGCTCGTCGCCGACCTGTCCGCCGATCCCGATTTCGCCCGGCTGTGGGAGGAGCACCCGGTGGCCGAGAAGACCTTCGGCGTCAAGCTGCTGCGCCACCCGGAGCTCGGTGATCTGGACTTCGCGTACGAGACGCTGGCCCTGCCCGGGGACCCCGACCTGCTGGTCGTCATGTACACCGCCGATCCGGTCTCCCCGACCGGCCGTGTTCTGAACCGGCTCCGCGAGGCCCGCGAACCGGGCGTACGGGAGGCGGCGGCCGCGGGCTGATCCGCCCGAGCAGGACGCGGAGTGGGCATTCGGGCACGATCTGCCCCAGTGATCTGGTGGAATGCTGTGTTGTGAGTGGTCAGAACTACCGTCTGGTACGGCGTGGCGGGGTGGGGCGGCGTTCGGCTCCCGTGCTGGACGAACATCAGCGGGCCGTCGTCGGGCACGAGAGCGGGCCCCTGCTCGTGCTCGCCGGGCCGGGAACCGGCAAGACCACCACGATCGTGGAGACCGTCGTCGACCGGGTCGAGCGCCGGGGCGTGGACCCCGAGCGCGTGCTCGTCCTCACGTTCAGCCGCAAGGCGGCCGGCGAGCTGCGGGAGCGGATCACCGCCCGGATGCGCAGGACCACCAGGACCCCGCTGGCCCTCACGTTCCACAGCTACGCGTACGCGCTGCTGCGCCGGGAGGCGGTGCTGGCCAATGAGCCGCCGCCGCGCCTGCTCACCGGTCCCGAGCAGCTGCTGGAGATCCGGCGGCTGCTGCACGGCGAGCTGGAGGACGGCGCACGGCACTGGCCGCCGGACATGCGGGAGCTGCTCAAGACCCGCGGGTTCGCCGAGGAGCTGCGCGACTTCCTGTCGCGGGCG
The window above is part of the Microbispora sp. ZYX-F-249 genome. Proteins encoded here:
- a CDS encoding helix-turn-helix transcriptional regulator: MHGELGRFLRSRRARIRPEDAGLPAHGRRRVSGLRREEVALLAGMSVEYYIRLEQERVRNVSDEVLDAVARVLRLDGTERAHLRRLLRPPDDRRAPLAHVRPGVRMLLDAADSVPAFVLGPRMDVLAWNALADAVTGFSDMPAGERNMARQTFLTPRARSLYRDWAAVAAEIISYLRLYAGRHPDDPLLGPLVADLSADPDFARLWEEHPVAEKTFGVKLLRHPELGDLDFAYETLALPGDPDLLVVMYTADPVSPTGRVLNRLREAREPGVREAAAAG
- a CDS encoding SDR family oxidoreductase codes for the protein MSYENLAGRVAVVTGAASGMGEATARLLAASGAKVALLARRADRLEDLARKIAADGGTALAVTADVTRDDSVSAAVDRIHAEFGPVDLVVNAAGVMLPNSIDDGRADEWTRMLDTNLAGALRIIRAFTADLLTAAADGRTADLVTISSIGAHLVFPGYAVYGATKAALSHLSANLRAEFGPRGVRVTNIEPGLTATELGDHVDSAELGAQLAGMFQVITPLTAEEIADLIGYAVSRARHVNLRQVVVLPTNQA